A section of the Lepidochelys kempii isolate rLepKem1 chromosome 4, rLepKem1.hap2, whole genome shotgun sequence genome encodes:
- the RNF4 gene encoding E3 ubiquitin-protein ligase RNF4: protein MVFVPLTFFCILYSRNSMSTTQRKRRGGAINSRQTQKRNRLVASATEMASEAEPIELEESAGEEVVDLTCESSEPVVVDLTHNDSVVIVEENQRQRRNLGLRSQRQSDSCVLSSDDEDESRDNDVYVTNKVSGDLETLEDETASSRPSGTVSCPICMDGYSEIVQSGRLIVSTKCGHVFCSQCLRDSLRNANSCPTCRKKLNHKQYHPIYI from the exons ATGGTATTTGTACCTCttacttttttctgtattttatattCAAGAAACAGCATGAGCACA ACTCAAAGAAAACGTCGTGGAGGAGCCATCAATTCTAGGCAAACTCAGAAACGAAACAGACTGGTAGCTTCAGCGACAGAAATGGCTTCAGAAGCAGAGCCAATAGAACTTGAAGAAAGCG CTGGTGAAGAAGTAGTAGATCTCACATGTGAATCTTCTGAACCTGTAGTAGTTGATCTAACTCACAATGATTCTGTTGTG ATTGTTGAAG AGAATCAACGTCAACGGAGAAATCTAGGGTTAAGAAGCCAACGGCAATCTGACAGCTGTGTATTAAGTAGTGATGATGAAGATGAATCAAGAGATAATGATGTATACGTAACAAACAAGGTGTCTGGAGATTTAGAAACACTGGAGGATGAAACTGCAAGTTCAAG gCCTTCAGGTACCGTTAGTTGTCCAATTTGCATGGATGGATACTCAGAG atTGTACAAAGTGGACGACTTATCGTGTCAACCAAATGTGGCCATGTCTTCTGTAGTCAGTGCCTCCGTGACTCCCTTAGAAATGCTAACTCTTGCCCAACTTGTAGGAAAAAACTCAATCACAAACAGTACCATCCAATTTATATATAA